In Tachypleus tridentatus isolate NWPU-2018 chromosome 7, ASM421037v1, whole genome shotgun sequence, a genomic segment contains:
- the LOC143258209 gene encoding eclosion hormone-like produces the protein MTSELVVTKSVGICIINCGQCKKMYGGYFLGQQCAEECISSGGQHLPDCNDPSSIGRYLHRLF, from the exons ATGACGTCAGAGCTTGTTGTGACAAAATCTGTTGGAATTTGCataat aaaCTGTGGCCAGTGCAAGAAGATGTACGGAGGTTATTTTTTGGGTCAACAATGCGCTGAAGAATGCATCTCTTCCGGTGGTCAACATCTTCCTGATTGCAACGATCCTTCTTCCATAGGACGTTATCTTCACCGGCTCTTTTAA